One window of the Rhodothermales bacterium genome contains the following:
- a CDS encoding T9SS type A sorting domain-containing protein, producing the protein MGRLSALLTLFALFLMTAPTTVAQDTAEPLGDDFILFFDGPNVLIPTVNPQVVSDPLNPASDNRVAKFNYGNWSAGGFQWGRNVGVDMTANVSENAGEGDTLYVSLLVDPANAGMPGVSLTIFDKTDDSTARDGSADLHMRLQWPIPEALRDGTWHDLAIPLPPTTAAALNAAKDGMDVNGAPLATPLDDNAANWSYGGAWSLGGFGVWAPGECVDAACFAEFQWDAVQALTVFFDNSSGGGPIYLDNVYIGGPGTDVSAATAVPAPMAGVSFSTDGDENVVSWSHNPEFGGYNVYVSESAITSASLLAGEATLLTSLPFSATSFEARHSFEVPHGSLAPMPLYYAVTSKSMFGVENTDVSAASQLVENDELPVQPYILMATDDEANVIFDNVAAGVVSDAGFPDVAPFVVNQARSRAGDAPLPTDDADFSATIKVTADRLGFMYAYVDVTDDTGTFGGPTTTGGDTWNVDSFEMTLGLYDVRDVAGGSILGGSPHIAYQRGAAPDYQFRFAILADEAGNVVGTSVHSASDPNNGGGVTGEIQGGGGVGEIVTDGSGNAIGWRLLVAFPFESIIDPASDVPYVVPEGTELDLVPFNIAFNDADGGPRESQVLWTTRSSAGASWWANPSTWMTTAIAGRALATNTEEPVSAEQPFQFALEQNYPNPFNPSTTIAFSLAQAENVRVTVYNVLGQRVATLLDGKAMPAGMHAVDFQAGALPSGMYLYRLEAGSQFVQTRSMMLLK; encoded by the coding sequence CCGTCAATCCGCAGGTTGTGTCCGATCCGTTGAACCCGGCCAGCGACAACCGCGTCGCCAAATTCAATTACGGCAACTGGTCTGCCGGTGGATTCCAGTGGGGTCGCAATGTAGGCGTCGACATGACGGCCAACGTATCCGAGAATGCCGGGGAGGGGGACACGTTGTACGTATCGCTGCTCGTGGACCCGGCCAATGCCGGAATGCCGGGCGTGTCATTGACCATTTTCGACAAGACCGACGACAGCACGGCACGTGACGGCAGCGCGGACCTGCATATGCGTCTGCAGTGGCCCATTCCGGAAGCCCTTCGGGACGGCACGTGGCATGATCTGGCCATTCCGCTGCCTCCCACAACCGCCGCCGCATTGAACGCTGCCAAGGACGGCATGGATGTCAACGGTGCTCCCCTTGCCACACCGCTCGATGACAATGCCGCCAATTGGTCCTACGGTGGTGCCTGGTCCCTGGGTGGATTCGGCGTATGGGCTCCCGGCGAATGTGTGGATGCCGCCTGTTTCGCCGAATTCCAGTGGGATGCGGTCCAGGCCTTGACGGTCTTCTTCGACAACAGCTCCGGCGGTGGCCCCATTTACCTGGATAACGTCTACATCGGTGGACCGGGAACGGACGTTTCTGCGGCTACCGCAGTTCCGGCTCCCATGGCGGGCGTTTCGTTCTCCACGGACGGCGACGAAAACGTTGTTTCCTGGAGCCACAATCCTGAATTCGGCGGATACAACGTGTACGTGAGTGAGTCGGCCATCACGTCCGCGTCGCTGCTGGCCGGTGAGGCCACGCTGCTCACGTCGTTGCCGTTCAGCGCGACTTCCTTCGAAGCACGGCATTCGTTCGAGGTCCCCCACGGCTCGCTGGCTCCCATGCCGCTGTACTATGCCGTGACCTCCAAGAGCATGTTCGGCGTTGAGAACACCGACGTGTCTGCGGCCTCGCAGCTGGTGGAGAACGATGAACTGCCCGTGCAGCCGTACATCCTGATGGCCACGGACGATGAAGCCAACGTCATCTTCGACAATGTGGCCGCTGGCGTCGTTTCCGATGCCGGCTTCCCGGATGTCGCCCCGTTCGTAGTCAACCAGGCACGCTCCCGTGCGGGCGATGCGCCGCTGCCGACCGACGATGCCGACTTCAGCGCCACCATCAAGGTGACGGCCGACCGGCTCGGATTCATGTATGCCTATGTGGACGTCACGGACGACACGGGCACCTTCGGTGGTCCGACGACCACGGGCGGGGACACCTGGAATGTGGATTCGTTCGAAATGACCCTCGGCCTGTACGATGTGCGCGACGTTGCTGGCGGCTCCATTCTGGGCGGTTCGCCCCACATTGCGTACCAGCGCGGTGCAGCCCCGGACTACCAGTTCCGATTCGCCATCCTGGCCGATGAAGCCGGAAACGTGGTCGGTACGTCGGTACACTCCGCATCCGATCCGAACAATGGCGGCGGTGTGACCGGCGAAATCCAGGGCGGCGGCGGCGTCGGCGAAATCGTCACCGACGGTTCCGGCAATGCCATCGGATGGCGTCTGCTGGTCGCCTTCCCGTTCGAGTCCATCATTGACCCTGCAAGCGACGTGCCCTATGTGGTGCCCGAAGGGACGGAGTTGGATCTCGTGCCGTTCAACATCGCATTCAACGATGCCGATGGTGGCCCGCGTGAGTCCCAGGTACTCTGGACGACGCGTTCGAGCGCCGGCGCATCCTGGTGGGCCAATCCGTCGACGTGGATGACCACGGCCATCGCCGGTCGTGCACTCGCCACCAATACGGAAGAGCCTGTCTCTGCCGAGCAACCCTTCCAGTTCGCGTTGGAGCAGAACTATCCCAACCCGTTCAATCCGTCAACCACCATTGCCTTCTCGCTGGCACAAGCTGAGAACGTACGCGTGACCGTGTACAACGTACTTGGACAGCGCGTAGCCACTCTGTTGGATGGCAAGGCCATGCCGGCGGGCATGCATGCGGTGGACTTCCAGGCGGGTGCACTGCCCTCGGGAATGTACCTTTACCGACTGGAAGCGGGTTCACAGTTCGTTCAGACGCGCAGCATGATGTTGCTCAAGTAA
- a CDS encoding TonB-dependent receptor, which produces MRLFITILLCAVTGVAAASAAAPGSDDTAQYGKIAGRVVDAATGTPLPGVNVVLAGTLQGTSTDLNGEYNIIRITPGTYVVRATYIGFATSVVENVEVVIDQTTRVDFSLQEEIFEGQEIVITAERGIVEMDRTTTTAVVSAEQLEALPVTGIADAINLQAGVVDGRFRGGRSGEVAYLVNGVPINNAFNNQASFEIEQNMVSTLQVISGVFNAEYGQAQSGVVNVVTKDVPGTWTGSVLAYAGTLVSDRRLEFVQRTTGPGNALSASDFEPGFVSYSEAAPLDNVKDIQFSVGGPLLRERIGIQLTARRFEDQGYFYGRALFVPSDSSTGLTTGRDPSTWRIESNGDGDLVSMGTTERTSINASLTARLTTAIRFEYNMFFQDGQFFPFNEQAKYVPGGINTGYFGSQTHIASLRYTAGAKAFGSTSYSYLRDKYDSYLYEDPTDSRYQWPQKRNLEGQNAYDVGGNDLFTDDQLTETHTLLTDFSGQINNNHLVKGGMMVRLHSLDNRSFGIERSARTNNEPRISPDRFADNRLTARPMEFSAYLQDKMEFTGLIVNAGLRFDYFNPDYDIPLDWRQAQATYIDDPANPADSLLNRTGADVNMQLSPRIGIAFPISSTGVMRFSAGLFFQIPQLALLYTNPEYEVNPQAGSTQFGNAALEPERTLAFEVGLQQGLTDNVGLELTIFSKDVRNLTGQEILRTPNGDFAIRWMNRDYGTIRGLTFSMFDKPGGRVSWTFDYTLQFAEGTASDPGEAFGRQQSGLDAILSLVRLNWDRRHVFNNTITVEPIEGLSVTVVNRLRSGEPYTTTRGFVRSSEPNNADRPLQFWSDLRTYWRPTFIRSDIQLFVQVKNLFDNVVEYAVYSTTGQANEALEKELFRRTGSQIGGLNSLDEFYYRQGWYAPPREVSLGIQMTFSNQ; this is translated from the coding sequence ATGCGATTGTTCATCACGATCCTGTTGTGTGCAGTAACCGGTGTGGCCGCGGCTTCCGCGGCCGCACCGGGATCTGACGACACCGCCCAATATGGCAAGATCGCCGGCAGGGTCGTGGATGCGGCCACAGGAACGCCGTTGCCGGGTGTGAATGTGGTCCTGGCGGGTACACTGCAGGGCACATCCACTGACCTGAACGGAGAGTACAATATCATCCGGATTACACCCGGTACGTACGTGGTCCGCGCCACGTACATCGGTTTTGCGACCTCGGTAGTGGAAAACGTGGAGGTGGTCATCGATCAGACCACGCGCGTGGATTTCTCGCTTCAGGAAGAGATTTTTGAAGGGCAGGAAATCGTCATCACCGCCGAGCGGGGCATTGTGGAGATGGATCGCACCACCACAACCGCCGTCGTGAGTGCCGAACAATTGGAAGCGCTTCCCGTGACCGGGATTGCGGATGCCATCAACCTGCAGGCCGGGGTGGTGGATGGACGCTTCCGTGGCGGACGGAGTGGGGAAGTGGCCTACCTGGTCAATGGCGTACCCATCAATAATGCATTCAACAACCAGGCCTCGTTCGAAATCGAGCAGAACATGGTTTCCACCCTGCAGGTCATAAGCGGGGTGTTCAATGCCGAGTACGGTCAGGCCCAGTCCGGGGTCGTGAACGTCGTGACCAAGGATGTGCCCGGGACCTGGACCGGTTCTGTTCTGGCCTATGCCGGCACGCTGGTTTCGGACCGGCGACTGGAGTTCGTACAACGGACGACGGGGCCCGGTAATGCGTTGTCTGCCTCCGATTTCGAGCCGGGATTCGTCTCCTATTCCGAAGCCGCGCCCCTGGACAACGTGAAGGACATTCAGTTCTCCGTGGGCGGTCCGCTTCTTCGCGAGCGGATTGGCATCCAGTTGACCGCCCGCCGATTCGAGGATCAGGGGTATTTCTACGGTCGGGCGTTGTTCGTTCCGTCCGACTCGTCCACCGGCCTGACGACCGGGCGCGATCCGTCCACATGGCGGATTGAATCGAACGGGGATGGCGACCTGGTGTCCATGGGGACCACCGAACGGACCTCCATCAATGCCAGCCTGACGGCGCGGTTGACCACGGCCATCCGGTTCGAATACAACATGTTCTTCCAGGATGGGCAATTCTTCCCGTTCAACGAGCAGGCGAAATACGTACCGGGAGGCATAAACACCGGGTACTTCGGCAGCCAGACCCACATTGCGTCACTCCGGTACACGGCTGGCGCGAAGGCGTTCGGCAGCACGTCCTACAGCTACCTGCGCGACAAGTACGACAGCTATCTTTACGAGGACCCGACCGACTCCCGGTACCAGTGGCCGCAGAAACGGAATCTGGAAGGCCAGAATGCGTACGACGTGGGTGGAAATGACCTTTTCACCGATGACCAGCTGACGGAAACGCATACATTGCTGACCGATTTCTCGGGCCAGATCAACAACAACCATCTGGTCAAGGGGGGCATGATGGTCCGGTTGCACAGCCTGGACAACCGCTCCTTCGGCATAGAGCGGTCGGCCCGGACGAACAATGAACCGCGGATTTCGCCGGACCGCTTCGCGGACAACCGGCTGACGGCCCGTCCCATGGAGTTCTCAGCCTATCTGCAGGACAAAATGGAGTTCACGGGACTCATTGTGAATGCCGGACTCCGGTTCGATTACTTCAACCCGGATTACGACATCCCGCTGGATTGGCGTCAGGCGCAGGCCACGTACATTGATGACCCGGCGAACCCCGCCGATTCCCTGCTGAACCGTACGGGCGCTGACGTCAACATGCAGCTCAGTCCTCGGATAGGCATTGCATTCCCCATCTCGTCCACAGGCGTCATGCGTTTCTCCGCAGGCCTGTTCTTCCAGATTCCCCAGCTGGCCCTGCTCTACACGAACCCCGAATACGAGGTCAATCCGCAAGCCGGATCCACCCAGTTCGGGAACGCGGCCCTCGAGCCCGAGCGGACGCTGGCCTTCGAAGTCGGCCTGCAACAGGGGCTGACCGACAACGTGGGACTGGAACTCACCATTTTCTCCAAGGACGTCCGCAACCTGACGGGTCAGGAAATCCTGCGGACCCCGAACGGGGATTTTGCCATCCGGTGGATGAACCGGGATTACGGCACCATCCGCGGGCTCACGTTCTCGATGTTCGACAAGCCGGGCGGCCGCGTGAGTTGGACGTTCGATTATACCCTGCAATTCGCCGAAGGCACGGCCTCCGATCCCGGAGAAGCGTTCGGTCGCCAGCAGTCCGGGTTGGATGCCATCCTGTCGCTGGTCCGGTTGAACTGGGACCGCCGCCACGTCTTCAACAACACCATCACGGTGGAGCCTATTGAGGGCCTGTCGGTCACCGTGGTGAACCGTCTGCGCAGCGGCGAGCCCTACACGACCACGCGCGGTTTCGTCCGCTCGTCTGAACCCAACAATGCCGACCGCCCGCTTCAGTTCTGGTCGGACCTTCGTACCTACTGGCGCCCGACGTTCATCCGGTCCGACATCCAGTTGTTCGTGCAGGTGAAGAACCTGTTCGACAACGTCGTCGAATATGCCGTGTACTCCACGACCGGTCAGGCCAATGAAGCCCTCGAAAAAGAACTCTTCCGCCGTACGGGCTCCCAGATCGGTGGTCTGAACTCCCTCGACGAGTTCTATTACCGCCAGGGCTGGTATGCACCGCCGCGTGAAGTGAGCCTCGGAATCCAAATGACGTTCTCCAATCAATGA